In the Plasmodium chabaudi chabaudi strain AS genome assembly, chromosome: 13 genome, one interval contains:
- a CDS encoding DNA-directed RNA polymerases I, II, and III subunit RPABC4, putative → MYIREHDEDISTEPVVYICGECGIDTVIPPNASLRCKNCGSKIFFKKRSRRVMQYEAR, encoded by the exons atgtatataagaGAGCACGACGAAGACATATCAACCGAACCAgttgtttatatttgtggag AATGCGGAATTGATACAGTAATACCACCTAATGCATCATTGAGGTGTAAAAATTGTGGAtcgaaaatattttttaagaaaagAAGCCGAAGAG TTATGCAATATGAAGCTAGATAA